In Tachysurus vachellii isolate PV-2020 chromosome 10, HZAU_Pvac_v1, whole genome shotgun sequence, the following proteins share a genomic window:
- the fgfbp3 gene encoding fibroblast growth factor-binding protein 2, translating to MSHLIRSFFLVLLFSCVFVSSSEAKKKTKQKSDEDKTLSSGELSTKNGDRCTWQTREGKNNMVLQVKCSTSSEEEGLKSTDYECQFTGKPHECPAFGDKPAQYWKQVLGKLKKRRSACEGGKMLRATMCQSAPNSAHMKLVREKTSASRKEGEKEEKKDEEMMMGDEGKSDGVAETESYCAEGWDPLCHFLTKVL from the coding sequence ATGTCTCATTTGATTAGATCGTTCTTTCTCGTCCTCCTCTTCTCCTGTGTCTTCGTTTCGTCTTCCGAAgcgaagaagaagacgaagcaAAAGTCCGACGAGGACAAAACCCTGAGCTCGGGAGAGCTGAGCACTAAAAATGGCGACCGCTGCACCTGGCAAACTCGAGAAGGCAAAAACAACATGGTGCTCCAGGTCAAATGCTCCACCTCCTCTGAGGAGGAGGGGCTTAAGTCCACAGATTATGAATGCCAGTTTACGGGAAAACCACACGAATGCCCCGCCTTTGGAGACAAACCCGCGCAGTACTGGAAGCAGGTTTTAGGGAAGCTGAAAAAGCGTCGATCTGCCTGTGAAGGAGGGAAAATGCTGAGGGCTACGATGTGCCAAAGTGCTCCAAACTCAGCCCACATGAAACTGGTGAGGGAAAAGACAAGCGCAAGCAGaaaggaaggagagaaggaggagaagaaagatgAGGAGATGATGATGGGTGACGAAGGGAAGTCGGACGGTGTAGCAGAAACGGAGAGCTACTGCGCAGAAGGATGGGATCCCCTTTGCCACTTCCTCACAAAGGTTctgtaa